One Candidatus Saccharimonadia bacterium genomic region harbors:
- a CDS encoding RpiB/LacA/LacB family sugar-phosphate isomerase, with protein MKIYLGADHAGYELKNIISEHLVHAGYDVEDEGAKTLDPADDYAQYAYAVTTKVLGEEDDPRGILICGSGQGMAIAANRVGGIRASVIWSVDGAKLTREHNDSNVLALPSRMVDTDTALAIVDAWLAEPFSGDERHERRLQQIDDLYA; from the coding sequence ATGAAGATCTATCTGGGCGCCGACCATGCCGGCTACGAACTCAAAAACATCATCAGCGAGCACCTCGTGCATGCCGGCTACGACGTCGAAGACGAGGGCGCCAAAACCCTCGACCCCGCCGACGATTACGCGCAGTACGCCTACGCCGTGACCACCAAGGTTTTGGGCGAGGAAGACGACCCCCGGGGCATTCTCATTTGCGGCTCGGGTCAGGGCATGGCCATCGCGGCCAACCGCGTGGGCGGCATCCGCGCCTCGGTGATCTGGAGCGTCGACGGCGCCAAACTCACTCGCGAGCACAACGATTCCAACGTGCTCGCTCTGCCCTCGCGCATGGTCGACACCGACACCGCCCTAGCCATCGTGGACGCCTGGCTGGCCGAGCCGTTTTCCGGCGACGAACGCCACGAGCGCCGCCTCCAGCAAATCGACGACCTCTACGCCTAA